The Algoriphagus sp. TR-M9 genome has a window encoding:
- the ppk1 gene encoding polyphosphate kinase 1 — translation MKLAVADKYDSIIQQSDLVSRDLSWLKFNERVLDQSKKEHRNVFEKLKFLAITASNLDEFFMIRVGSLYNYLDYDKERIDYSGLREEPFKSKLMDESQSFHADQHQQFTQVVMPELHSQGVTLCNVSKLTEKEQEKVHDYFVKVVYPMLTPMVYDGYRTFPILMNKLLVFGVVTNSPGDRKDMRKMSFVQIPANIPRFFEIEREDSLLLVPIEEVIRENIVSLFRNVEIEGITLFRIIRNGDFTLEESEDMDANFLEEVKRKLMERKSGRVVRIEIEEGYSKWMMNSLLERWNLKMDSVFLVKRDSLLDFTGLWQIVGNKRFRERLPHTPAPVKPLSYPEEGVAEIFDVLKEKDILLHHPYNNIDSILDLVEKAAEDPDVMAIKMTIYRLAKESRITKALLKAAENGKHVSVLFEVKARFDEENNIREAKKLQKAGCFVIYGISHLKTHTKLLLIVKRDGREITRFVHLGSGNYNEDTARLYTDIGLMTTNEVIANDVSEFFNVITGHSMPTQYKNLITAPRDMRNQLVEYIEQEAENARNGLPSGIFIKVNSLEDSEIIYALYRASQSGVTIKLIVRGICCLRPGRVGLSENIEVLSIVGDFLEHSRIYYFHNNGETRTYAGSADMMVRSFDKRLEALFKVESPLLEKQLMNILNYNLRDNTNAYVMQEDGTYIAKKPVGDEPEFNVHREFFDLDADQVLQVELVD, via the coding sequence ATGAAATTGGCAGTGGCAGATAAATACGATTCAATTATACAGCAAAGTGACTTGGTGAGCCGGGATTTGAGTTGGCTGAAATTCAACGAACGAGTGCTGGACCAATCCAAAAAAGAACATCGGAATGTATTCGAGAAATTGAAGTTTCTCGCCATAACTGCATCCAATTTGGATGAGTTTTTTATGATCCGTGTGGGCTCACTTTATAATTATTTGGACTACGACAAGGAAAGAATCGATTATTCAGGATTGAGAGAGGAACCTTTTAAATCCAAACTGATGGACGAGAGCCAGTCTTTCCATGCCGATCAGCACCAGCAGTTCACCCAAGTAGTGATGCCAGAACTCCATTCTCAGGGCGTGACACTTTGCAACGTCTCCAAGCTCACAGAAAAGGAACAGGAGAAAGTCCATGATTACTTTGTGAAGGTGGTTTATCCTATGCTTACACCTATGGTCTATGATGGGTATAGAACCTTCCCGATTTTGATGAACAAGCTCCTGGTATTTGGCGTGGTGACGAATAGCCCGGGTGATCGGAAAGACATGCGTAAAATGAGCTTTGTGCAGATTCCGGCTAATATCCCGAGGTTTTTCGAAATCGAAAGAGAAGATTCTCTTTTGCTAGTTCCTATAGAAGAAGTAATTCGGGAAAATATCGTTTCGCTTTTCCGGAATGTAGAAATCGAAGGGATCACCCTTTTCAGAATCATACGAAATGGGGATTTTACGCTAGAGGAAAGTGAAGACATGGACGCCAACTTCCTGGAGGAAGTCAAACGCAAACTTATGGAGCGTAAGTCGGGACGTGTGGTTCGAATAGAAATAGAAGAGGGGTACAGTAAGTGGATGATGAATTCCCTGCTGGAAAGATGGAATCTGAAAATGGATTCTGTATTCCTGGTCAAGCGAGATAGTCTTCTGGATTTTACAGGGCTTTGGCAAATCGTAGGCAACAAGAGATTCCGGGAGAGATTGCCACACACACCTGCCCCAGTAAAGCCGCTTAGTTATCCTGAAGAGGGTGTAGCAGAAATTTTCGATGTGTTGAAAGAAAAGGATATACTCCTGCACCATCCTTACAATAATATCGACTCTATTCTTGACCTGGTCGAGAAAGCCGCAGAAGACCCGGATGTAATGGCGATCAAAATGACCATCTATCGCCTGGCTAAGGAAAGTAGGATCACCAAAGCCCTGCTGAAAGCCGCTGAAAACGGCAAACACGTCTCTGTGCTTTTTGAGGTCAAAGCCAGATTCGATGAGGAGAACAATATACGGGAAGCCAAAAAACTTCAAAAGGCTGGCTGCTTTGTGATTTACGGAATTTCTCATTTGAAAACGCACACTAAACTCTTGTTGATTGTAAAGCGTGATGGGAGAGAGATTACCAGGTTCGTTCATCTCGGCTCTGGTAATTACAATGAAGATACAGCCAGACTATATACTGATATTGGCTTGATGACTACCAATGAGGTGATTGCCAATGACGTCTCAGAATTCTTCAACGTAATCACAGGGCACTCCATGCCTACTCAGTATAAAAATCTGATCACGGCTCCAAGAGATATGAGAAACCAGCTAGTGGAATACATAGAACAAGAGGCTGAAAATGCCCGAAATGGACTGCCAAGCGGGATTTTCATTAAGGTTAACTCTCTCGAGGATTCTGAGATCATCTATGCACTCTACCGGGCTTCACAGTCTGGAGTGACGATTAAACTGATCGTAAGAGGTATTTGCTGCTTGCGTCCAGGAAGGGTAGGCTTGAGTGAAAACATAGAAGTATTGTCTATTGTTGGCGATTTTCTGGAGCATTCACGGATCTATTATTTCCACAACAATGGTGAAACCCGCACCTATGCTGGGAGTGCGGATATGATGGTACGAAGTTTTGACAAAAGACTAGAGGCTCTCTTCAAGGTGGAGTCACCGCTATTGGAAAAACAGCTGATGAATATTCTAAATTATAATTTACGTGACAACACCAACGCCTATGTCATGCAGGAGGACGGTACTTACATTGCTAAAAAGCCAGTGGGAGATGAACCGGAATTCAATGTCCATAGGGAGTTTTTCGATCTGGATGCAGATCAAGTATTGCAAGTCGAATTAGTAGACTAA
- the gyrB gene encoding DNA topoisomerase (ATP-hydrolyzing) subunit B yields the protein MSEEKAKNPAEYGAGNIQVLEGLEAVRKRPAMYIGDVGVKGLHHLIWEVVDNSIDEALAGHCDTIRVTVNEDNSITVEDNGRGIPTDMHSKEKKSALEVVLTVLHAGGKFDKDTYKVSGGLHGVGVSCVNALSTDLKATVHRNGVITEQEFKIGVPQYPARQIGKTDSRGTIITFKPDASIFTVTEYKYETIANRLREMAFLNAGIRIFLTDLREKEDDGSFKSDEFFSEGGLVEFVEYLDVSKEKIIETPIYIESEQNGVPVQVAMSYNSSYSENVVSYVNTINTYEGGTHVTGFRRALTRTLKSYADKSGMLEKLKMEVSGDDFREGLTAVISVKVAEPQFEGQTKTKLGNSDVVGAVDSAVSDTLLSWLEEHPKESKIIVGKVILAAQARHAARKAREMVQRKNVLGGGGLPGKLADCANSDPTVCELYLVEGDSAGGSAKQGRDRDFQAILPLKGKILNVEKAHEHKIYDNDEIKNILTALGVKFGTANDDKELDLTGLRYHKIIIMTDADIDGSHIRTLILTLFFRYMRSLIENGYVYIALPPLYLLKKGKDERYCWSEDQRKELVAEMAKDGKEDSVGIQRYKGLGEMNPEQLWTTTMDPEMRTIKQVTIESAAEADHLFSVLMGDEVAPRREFIEKNAKYAKIDT from the coding sequence ATGAGTGAAGAAAAAGCTAAGAATCCAGCAGAGTACGGCGCCGGCAACATTCAGGTATTAGAAGGTCTTGAGGCAGTTCGTAAGAGACCTGCTATGTATATTGGTGACGTAGGAGTCAAAGGACTTCATCACCTGATCTGGGAAGTGGTGGATAACTCCATCGATGAAGCCTTGGCGGGTCATTGTGATACCATACGAGTGACGGTAAATGAGGATAATTCCATTACTGTAGAAGATAATGGACGAGGTATTCCTACAGATATGCACTCCAAGGAGAAGAAGTCAGCTTTGGAAGTGGTATTGACAGTTCTCCACGCTGGCGGTAAATTCGATAAGGATACCTATAAAGTTTCCGGTGGACTGCACGGCGTAGGGGTGTCTTGTGTAAATGCACTATCTACCGACCTCAAAGCTACTGTTCATCGAAATGGTGTAATCACCGAACAAGAATTCAAAATCGGTGTTCCTCAGTATCCTGCCAGACAAATTGGTAAAACTGATAGCCGAGGCACCATTATCACCTTCAAGCCGGACGCAAGTATATTCACGGTTACTGAATACAAGTACGAAACCATAGCCAACAGGCTACGAGAAATGGCATTCTTGAATGCTGGTATCCGCATATTTCTTACAGATCTACGTGAAAAAGAAGATGATGGAAGCTTCAAGTCTGATGAGTTTTTCTCTGAAGGAGGCTTGGTAGAATTTGTAGAATATTTGGATGTCAGCAAAGAGAAGATCATTGAGACACCTATTTACATAGAATCTGAGCAAAATGGGGTTCCTGTACAAGTGGCCATGAGCTACAACAGTTCCTATTCAGAAAATGTGGTGTCCTACGTAAATACCATCAATACCTACGAAGGCGGTACACATGTGACCGGTTTCAGAAGAGCATTGACCAGAACATTGAAGTCCTATGCCGATAAGTCTGGAATGCTGGAGAAGCTGAAAATGGAAGTGTCCGGGGATGATTTTCGTGAAGGGTTGACTGCGGTGATTTCCGTTAAGGTGGCTGAGCCTCAGTTTGAAGGTCAGACCAAAACTAAACTGGGTAACTCTGATGTAGTCGGTGCAGTGGATTCTGCTGTTTCAGACACCCTGCTTTCTTGGCTGGAAGAGCACCCTAAAGAATCAAAAATCATTGTAGGAAAAGTGATTTTAGCTGCTCAGGCAAGACATGCAGCCCGCAAGGCCCGTGAAATGGTGCAGCGTAAAAATGTACTTGGAGGCGGTGGCCTGCCGGGAAAACTTGCCGACTGTGCAAATAGTGATCCTACGGTTTGTGAATTGTACCTGGTGGAAGGGGACTCCGCAGGAGGTTCTGCCAAGCAAGGAAGAGATCGTGATTTTCAGGCGATTTTGCCCTTGAAAGGAAAAATCCTAAACGTAGAAAAAGCACATGAGCATAAAATCTACGATAATGATGAGATCAAAAATATACTGACAGCGCTAGGAGTTAAATTTGGTACTGCCAATGATGACAAAGAACTAGACCTTACCGGACTTCGCTATCATAAAATCATCATCATGACGGATGCCGATATTGACGGATCTCACATTCGTACCTTGATTTTAACCTTGTTTTTCAGATACATGCGCAGCTTGATCGAAAATGGCTATGTCTATATCGCACTTCCTCCTTTGTATTTGCTGAAAAAAGGTAAAGACGAGCGCTATTGCTGGTCGGAAGATCAACGTAAGGAACTAGTGGCAGAAATGGCCAAAGACGGCAAGGAAGACAGTGTCGGGATACAGCGATACAAGGGTCTTGGTGAAATGAACCCAGAGCAGCTTTGGACTACAACCATGGATCCGGAGATGCGTACCATCAAGCAAGTGACCATTGAATCGGCCGCTGAAGCTGATCATCTCTTCAGTGTACTGATGGGAGATGAAGTCGCCCCACGACGAGAATTTATCGAGAAAAACGCTAAATACGCCAAAATCGATACTTGA
- a CDS encoding SLC13 family permease produces MTFEIGLVFCIIGLAVILFFTEKFTIDTVSIAVMVAFLLTGILDVEEGLSGFSNSATITVAAMFVVSAAIFNTGLLDNFTMRLGKQAKKSQNHLLLTLMLSAGFLSAFISDTAVVALLMPAVIRLRKSNDLSPSKLLMPLSFGALMGGICTLLGTSTNILVSGIAEEAGLPGFGVFEMSKMGLVFLAVGVLYMLTIGKWLSPNREFKSGFSEGIDLGNYISELVILDDFGQLNEPIFKQNIFSKLNAEALQIIRTDGRQVRVYPNTPIEQGDLIKISCDKESLEKIKTTPGIELKADLKWSEENVTTEDEHIYEALVTPQSFLINKSIKKLNFRKLFNQILVIGIRNRTGMLNALISKTKLRAGDILLLRASEDSIQSLENSEDLLLISESKAKALNKTKSVLTLVVLALIIGLASFEVFPIVVTAVAGAIALIMLGSLSTEQAYKAIDWKVILMLAGVLSMGLALEKTGGSALIASSIVDSLGQYGPRVVMSALFGLTFILTNVMSNNATAALLAPIAISIASALEVDSRPMLMAVTFAASLSFMTPMGYQTNTMIFTPGNYKFIDYIRVGTPLNLLLWIVATFGIPYFFPF; encoded by the coding sequence ATGACATTTGAAATCGGTTTGGTTTTCTGCATCATCGGGCTGGCAGTAATCTTATTTTTTACAGAGAAATTTACCATCGATACGGTTTCTATCGCAGTCATGGTGGCCTTTTTGCTCACGGGGATTTTAGATGTAGAAGAAGGACTTTCTGGTTTTTCTAATTCAGCGACAATCACTGTAGCCGCCATGTTTGTGGTCTCCGCCGCCATTTTCAACACAGGTTTGCTGGATAACTTTACCATGCGACTGGGTAAGCAAGCCAAAAAGAGCCAAAACCACCTCCTACTCACTTTGATGCTTTCTGCGGGATTTTTATCCGCTTTCATATCCGATACTGCAGTAGTGGCCCTACTCATGCCTGCTGTCATACGACTTCGCAAGTCCAACGATCTTTCCCCTTCCAAACTTCTCATGCCTTTATCTTTTGGAGCTTTGATGGGTGGCATCTGCACACTACTGGGTACCAGTACTAATATTTTGGTAAGTGGTATAGCTGAGGAGGCAGGTTTGCCAGGTTTTGGAGTGTTTGAGATGAGCAAAATGGGCTTAGTGTTCTTAGCCGTAGGGGTTTTATATATGCTTACCATTGGAAAATGGCTATCTCCAAACAGAGAGTTCAAATCCGGCTTTTCAGAAGGTATAGATTTGGGTAATTACATTTCAGAGCTGGTGATTCTGGATGATTTCGGACAGCTCAACGAACCCATTTTCAAGCAAAATATTTTCTCCAAATTAAATGCAGAAGCCCTCCAAATTATACGTACGGATGGTCGTCAAGTGAGAGTTTACCCCAATACGCCCATTGAGCAGGGAGACCTGATCAAAATCAGTTGTGACAAAGAGTCTCTGGAAAAAATAAAAACCACACCGGGAATAGAACTAAAAGCAGACCTCAAATGGAGCGAGGAAAATGTAACCACTGAAGATGAGCACATCTATGAAGCCTTGGTCACACCTCAATCTTTTTTAATCAATAAGAGTATTAAAAAACTGAATTTCAGAAAGTTATTTAATCAAATATTAGTAATCGGAATCAGAAACCGTACCGGCATGCTCAATGCGCTGATTTCCAAAACCAAGCTGAGAGCAGGAGATATTTTGCTGCTACGTGCTTCCGAAGATTCAATCCAGTCTTTGGAAAATTCAGAAGATTTACTCTTGATTTCGGAGTCCAAAGCCAAGGCATTGAACAAAACCAAAAGTGTTTTGACCTTGGTTGTCTTAGCTTTAATAATAGGGCTGGCTTCCTTTGAAGTCTTCCCCATAGTAGTCACCGCAGTGGCCGGAGCCATTGCTCTGATTATGCTTGGCTCCTTAAGCACCGAACAAGCCTATAAAGCGATAGATTGGAAAGTCATCTTGATGCTGGCAGGAGTGCTTTCCATGGGTTTAGCCTTAGAAAAAACTGGAGGTTCTGCATTAATTGCGAGCTCTATCGTGGATTCTCTGGGACAATATGGCCCCAGAGTGGTGATGAGTGCCTTGTTTGGATTGACCTTTATATTGACCAATGTGATGTCAAATAATGCTACAGCTGCACTATTGGCCCCTATTGCCATCAGTATCGCTAGTGCATTGGAGGTAGACTCTAGACCTATGCTTATGGCAGTTACCTTTGCCGCGAGCCTCAGTTTTATGACTCCTATGGGCTATCAGACTAATACGATGATCTTCACCCCTGGAAATTATAAATTCATTGATTACATCAGAGTAGGCACCCCACTGAACTTATTACTTTGGATAGTTGCTACCTTTGGAATCCCCTATTTTTTCCCTTTTTAA
- a CDS encoding DUF202 domain-containing protein, which produces MDNDLERELIIRDYLARQRTTLANKRTLLAFVRTSLYFLVSGTALFEVKELTHVRELGYLAFGLSLTLLIIGFVNYFRIRARLKKGNYLKM; this is translated from the coding sequence ATGGACAATGACTTGGAAAGAGAATTAATTATTAGAGATTATTTAGCCAGACAGCGTACTACTTTGGCAAATAAAAGGACCCTTTTGGCATTTGTCAGAACCTCGCTTTACTTTTTAGTATCAGGTACGGCACTATTTGAAGTGAAGGAGCTTACGCATGTACGCGAACTCGGATATCTGGCATTTGGCTTGAGTTTGACACTTCTTATAATAGGCTTTGTGAATTATTTCCGCATTCGCGCACGCTTGAAAAAAGGCAATTACCTTAAGATGTAA
- a CDS encoding 3-keto-disaccharide hydrolase: MKNRLILFCSCLLFYVFSSKAQDSPVPFNPISLDDLSAFQPSSGNWTVVGDIIYDLEGKKAKIESGTGILLNTLQKGENQPLMTAFDHGDIELELEFMMPKGSNSGIYLQGRYEVQLFDSWGKQNPDFSDAGAIYQRWDESRGSGRAGFEGHPPMLNVSKAPGLWQSLRIVFRAPRFDPNGKKIANAKFVSVYQNGVLVQKNVEVTGPTRAAFFEDETPLGPLVIQGDHGGVAIRNINYKSYGSEQVVLSDMKLTSYDSIKKITDFATANPKGTMDIDVLAHLAPASRNEFAGSVSGTLNIPSSGEYFFNLNLAWVPDDTPPGVINGAGVLLIDGKEVVEVDGVTGKANGSAQLTAGDHTLTLNYFKVFGHWYAPSNDILLTVEGKGVAQMALNKPIKAADPVGEISVQVKDQAEMQRGFFMHKGSKRTHTVAVGEPGGANYVMDLSTGALLAIWRGEFVETTPMWYGRGETQLMLPKGALIEFTDGPSVAMLENENQAWPSDSVNYTFESYKVNVQGEPMVHYSIGSARISSQVSTADAGKKLVHQLQVNSADTSQEFWCRLASGSKIEKLSKSLYAIDDKSYYIELNGKESPVIRSSGNGMQELILPLKWDGNQSLVSYSIVW; this comes from the coding sequence ATGAAGAATAGACTAATTCTATTTTGCTCTTGTCTGCTATTTTACGTGTTCAGCAGCAAAGCTCAGGACAGCCCTGTCCCATTTAACCCAATCTCTCTAGATGATCTTAGCGCATTTCAGCCCAGCTCCGGAAACTGGACTGTGGTAGGCGATATTATTTATGATTTAGAAGGAAAGAAGGCAAAAATCGAATCCGGTACAGGTATTCTGCTAAATACGCTTCAGAAGGGCGAAAATCAGCCTTTAATGACGGCCTTTGATCATGGGGATATTGAGTTGGAACTGGAGTTTATGATGCCAAAAGGCAGTAATTCTGGGATTTACCTGCAAGGCCGCTACGAGGTGCAGCTTTTTGATTCATGGGGAAAGCAGAACCCTGATTTTTCTGATGCAGGTGCTATCTATCAGCGTTGGGATGAATCACGTGGATCGGGAAGAGCAGGCTTCGAAGGGCATCCACCTATGCTCAATGTCAGTAAAGCTCCAGGTCTTTGGCAATCATTGAGGATTGTATTTCGGGCGCCGAGATTTGATCCTAATGGGAAAAAGATCGCAAATGCCAAATTTGTTTCGGTTTACCAAAATGGAGTATTGGTCCAGAAAAATGTAGAAGTTACAGGTCCTACCCGGGCAGCATTCTTTGAGGACGAGACGCCATTGGGGCCATTGGTGATTCAAGGTGATCATGGTGGAGTGGCGATCAGAAATATCAATTATAAATCCTACGGGTCGGAGCAAGTGGTATTGTCTGATATGAAATTGACTTCTTACGATTCCATCAAGAAAATCACTGATTTTGCGACAGCCAATCCAAAGGGTACCATGGATATTGATGTGCTGGCACATTTGGCTCCTGCTAGCAGAAATGAATTTGCCGGCTCTGTTTCCGGTACCTTGAATATACCATCTTCAGGCGAGTATTTCTTTAACTTAAACTTAGCTTGGGTTCCCGATGATACACCACCAGGTGTGATCAATGGAGCAGGAGTTTTGCTCATAGATGGCAAGGAAGTCGTAGAAGTAGATGGAGTTACTGGAAAAGCCAACGGTTCCGCCCAATTAACTGCAGGAGATCATACACTTACCCTGAATTATTTCAAGGTTTTTGGCCACTGGTATGCGCCGAGCAATGATATTCTACTCACTGTAGAAGGAAAAGGTGTGGCGCAAATGGCTTTAAATAAGCCCATTAAAGCTGCCGATCCAGTAGGTGAAATCTCGGTCCAAGTCAAAGATCAGGCAGAGATGCAGCGTGGTTTTTTCATGCATAAGGGGAGCAAGCGTACGCATACCGTGGCGGTAGGTGAGCCTGGCGGAGCCAATTATGTAATGGATTTGAGTACAGGCGCATTGCTTGCTATATGGAGAGGGGAGTTTGTGGAGACTACTCCTATGTGGTACGGAAGAGGAGAAACTCAATTAATGCTCCCAAAAGGAGCGCTGATAGAATTTACAGATGGACCAAGCGTAGCGATGCTGGAAAATGAAAATCAAGCCTGGCCTAGTGACAGTGTTAATTATACATTTGAAAGCTATAAAGTCAATGTGCAAGGGGAGCCCATGGTTCATTACTCCATTGGTTCGGCGCGAATTTCATCGCAGGTTTCCACTGCAGATGCTGGTAAAAAATTGGTTCACCAGCTCCAGGTCAATTCAGCCGATACCAGTCAGGAATTCTGGTGCAGACTAGCTTCAGGATCTAAAATAGAAAAGCTGTCCAAAAGCTTATACGCTATAGATGATAAGTCCTATTACATTGAATTGAATGGAAAGGAATCTCCCGTGATCCGAAGCTCGGGAAATGGGATGCAAGAATTGATACTGCCTCTAAAATGGGACGGTAATCAAAGTTTGGTTTCGTATTCAATCGTTTGGTAA
- a CDS encoding DUF3078 domain-containing protein yields MKRISTLFLFIVFSGQLFAQVDEVPTPADTSYWLKEIGGGMNLNQASFSGNWQGGGVNSIALGFYLNGRANYAKDKWSWDNTMDFIYGIVKNKDEEGRKSNDRIFLDTKVGYQINDKWNYFFAINFLSQFAPGYEFPEDQERIMISKFLNPAYLTTSLGVEYKPNDEFSLRISPFSPRWTFVTDTELYQDVPNNYGVEIGEKVRTEWLALSILADYNKKLSENLSLMLRYQMYANYETFAFDAIDHRLDVGLTAKVSNFVNVSLTSLSIYDLDQDSKIQFSQGLALGIAFKQGNFPEKE; encoded by the coding sequence ATGAAAAGAATTTCTACACTTTTCCTGTTTATTGTGTTCTCTGGGCAATTATTTGCCCAGGTAGATGAAGTCCCAACTCCCGCTGACACCAGTTATTGGCTTAAAGAAATAGGCGGCGGCATGAACTTAAACCAAGCTTCTTTCAGCGGCAATTGGCAAGGTGGTGGTGTCAATTCTATTGCCCTTGGATTTTACCTTAACGGTAGAGCAAATTATGCAAAAGACAAATGGTCTTGGGACAACACCATGGATTTTATTTACGGTATCGTAAAAAATAAGGACGAAGAGGGAAGGAAATCAAATGACCGAATATTTTTGGATACTAAGGTAGGCTATCAGATCAATGATAAGTGGAACTACTTCTTTGCAATTAACTTCTTGAGCCAGTTTGCTCCAGGTTATGAGTTCCCGGAGGATCAGGAGAGGATAATGATTTCAAAATTTCTAAATCCAGCATATCTGACCACCTCCTTGGGTGTGGAGTATAAGCCAAATGATGAGTTCAGTCTTAGAATTTCTCCTTTTTCACCTAGATGGACCTTTGTGACCGATACGGAGTTGTATCAGGATGTACCCAATAATTATGGGGTAGAAATCGGAGAAAAAGTCCGTACAGAGTGGTTAGCCTTGAGCATATTGGCTGATTATAATAAAAAGCTGTCTGAAAACCTTTCCCTGATGCTCAGGTATCAGATGTATGCTAATTATGAAACCTTTGCCTTTGACGCGATTGACCATAGGTTAGATGTGGGTTTGACAGCCAAAGTTTCCAATTTTGTCAATGTGAGCCTGACCAGTTTAAGCATTTATGACCTGGATCAGGATAGCAAAATTCAATTTAGCCAGGGATTAGCATTGGGAATTGCATTTAAGCAAGGGAACTTCCCTGAAAAGGAATAA